The Lonchura striata isolate bLonStr1 chromosome 33, bLonStr1.mat, whole genome shotgun sequence genomic interval GACAAATCTACGCACTCTTTGCCCTTCCATGCCTTTTTGGAGAGCCCCCAGCATCCTCGAGTCAACAGGAGGATGTTTGAAAACCAGAAAGTCCTCTCCAACACACCCTAACTCTGCTTCCACCAGCTCCAAGTGTCCGTGTTGGACCTTTCCCACTGTTTCTTCTCCATTCCCAAATCTCCAAAACCCTTCTGGGAGCCTACACCCAAACTGAGTAGCCAGCGGTGGAAAGAGCCTGCAGAGCTCTCCAAGGAGACATCAAAACACATCAGAAGGACTCACGGTCTGGGAATGTCAGCAGGAAAACACTGGAGGCAAGCAGACACAGGATCACAGGCTCCTCTTCCATCCTCTCAACACACTCAGACATGCAGTGTCCACCTGGCTTGGCCTCATCCCATGGTCAGCACTGAGGAGCTGCCCTTAATGGTCTTTGAGACCTCCATTCCCtgccctccatccctggaatggtttgggactcctccatcccctgccctccatccctggaatgtTCTCTGacccctccatccctggaatgtTCTCTGGCCTTTCCGTTCTTCTGCTCCAGGTGGAGTGAAGGTCACTTCttgtgtttggacaatgctctcaggcacagggtcagattttggggtgtctgtgcagggccaggagatgGATTTGATGATttctgggtcccttccaatctgGATATTCCACAGTTCTATGATTCTCGGAATGACAGGGAGTAGAATACATGGGAGGAAGCAGGAGCACCTTGCCCTCCTCTGCCTCACCACCCACACAACAACTCAACACCCCAGTGATGTTGTCCCCATGCCCAACGTGTCCCTGTGACCTCCTGAGCCCtccaggagggacaggagggcaCAGGAGATGCTGTGGTGACAGAAGTGAAGGGTGACAACTCCTTGGGATTCTGTTGCATGAAGGACATTGTCATAGTTGAGATGGTcacaacacagagcagcacacTACATTTTCAAAAGGCTTCAAactggttttattattttttcatgctttttatacattcttaCAAAGCTCATGAATTTACACTTCAGTCATTGGTCAGGTGAGACAAACAAAGTTCTCATTGGAacaggcagctgcaggtttCACTtacttcttgttctttctttcttggtttctgtGTCAACAACCTCAGTAGGAAATTCTTTCAGGGGTAAACATGGATCCACCTCTCAgacttctctctggctcacagaagTTGCTGTAAAACCTCTCCCACAGGAACAccatggaaggtgtcccaggaaacatttttctacTGAGTGATGCAAGACATGGACCAGGGAGGATATTAAGGGGTGTCCATTCTTGGACAGATTGAGAGAAGCTGTTGGCATCTAAAGCAACTCCCTCCAGGCTGTCACACCCGAGCAAGGGGTGGGACACGTGACATCTGGAAGTGGATTCCAACCCCAAAAATTGTGATTTTGTGACCTCCCTCACAGAGCAGATTTAGCTGGGGATCCCAAAAACAAAAGAAGTTCAGGAGCCTCCAGTTTCAATGCAGAGTGAACTTTATTGAGTGTGAAGACAGAAACAAAGCAGGGGTGGGCAGAGCCCGGGCCAGGCTGGCCCGGCAGCAGGGCCgggcaggcagccctggctgtgccagcgGTGGGACACACGTCCGCCTGCCCCAGGCACGGGACCAgcgggagcagcaggagcccgcTGCGCCGGCCGGGGCTGAGCCCCTgggccagcagagcagggcccgGCAGGGCCGGGGAGGCGCAGGAGAAAGCAGGACAAGCAGAAGCCTCAGCTGGCCACGTtggcctccctccctccttggcaggaggctgcaggggcCAAAGCCTCTGGAAACgctggccagcagctccaggggacGCTTGGCCTGGCGAGGCACTCGCTGGACGTCCGGCCCGGCTCTAGCAGGGCAGGCACCTGCGGCCGCAGTAGCGGCCACCAAGGCCAGAGAGCCCCGAGAGCCCAAAGCCCCCCGAGTTGATGGGGACCCCGGACTCGCTCAGGATGCTGCCCACGGCGGCGGAGGTGGAGGATCCCACGGCGGTGTTCtgggggaaggagctgaggatgggccCGGGCAGGGTGACCACCACGGGCGAGGGCTGGATGACCACGCGGGAGTCCTGGCACTGCCGGACGCAGGGCTCGttgcagctgttggccagcgGCGTGGGGCCGCAGGGCCGGCACAGGTCATAGCAGGACATGGCTGTGGCTGGAGGAGAACCTGCAGAGAGGACAGCCAAAGCACCCACGGGCTGTGAGGCAcccagggagatgctgctgggcaggagaaaaagcagagtcTGGGGAGAAGGGACAGCATGGAGAGGGAGACAGAAAGGACAAGGAATTGCAGTCCTCAAGAGGTCCCTAAGAACACAGACAAGACCTTCTCCCACCTCCCTCCTGTGTGGCACAGAGAATGGAGATGATCTGCTACTGCCCCAGCAAAAGATAACTGAGGTGGAGCCCCAGTGGGAGCCAGAAgagacagaggaaaagaaatggaaacagAGGAAGGCACTCACCTGTGTCACCAAGGAGGAGAAGACAGGAGAAGTGGATGAGGGATCCTCATTtgctctgccttttataccGTCCCACACAGCCCCGGGCCCAGGGACAGTCTTTGCACAGAGAATGTGTTTACCAAGCTCATCTCGCATGCAAAACATCCCAATTACAAAAAttagtgtttttatttttgccctGCAAGGCTGCCTTTTCATTTCCCTGTGCAGGACGTGCCCAGTCAGCCTCCCAGGCTCCTTTC includes:
- the LOC110476930 gene encoding LOW QUALITY PROTEIN: feather keratin 1 (The sequence of the model RefSeq protein was modified relative to this genomic sequence to represent the inferred CDS: inserted 1 base in 1 codon) produces the protein MFCMRDELGKHILCAKTVPGPGAVWDGIKGRANEXSLIHFSCLLLLGDTGSPPATAMSCYDLCRPCGPTPLANSCNEPCVRQCQDSRVVIQPSPVVVTLPGPILSSFPQNTAVGSSTSAAVGSILSESGVPINSGGFGLSGLSGLGGRYCGRRCLPC